A section of the Petrimonas sulfuriphila genome encodes:
- a CDS encoding phosphohydrolase, whose product MTLQEQLLRATDIAIEAHTGHYDKNGQPYLGHVLRVMSTGHTLREKIAGALHDVIEDSDWTLEDLAEEGFSPEILDAVGALTHDDPETYDAYLARVAKNPLAVRVKMNDLSDNMDVRRFRELDDTAVSRIRKYLKAYKFLIETLPTLQSE is encoded by the coding sequence ATGACTCTGCAGGAACAGCTCTTACGGGCGACGGATATTGCCATCGAAGCGCATACGGGGCATTACGATAAAAACGGACAGCCCTACCTCGGACACGTCTTGCGCGTGATGAGCACCGGGCATACGTTACGGGAAAAAATTGCCGGTGCGCTGCACGATGTGATCGAAGACTCTGATTGGACATTGGAAGATCTGGCGGAAGAAGGTTTTTCCCCGGAAATACTGGATGCGGTCGGAGCCTTGACGCATGATGATCCGGAAACATACGACGCGTATCTGGCGCGTGTAGCGAAAAATCCCCTGGCGGTTCGGGTAAAGATGAACGATTTGTCGGACAACATGGATGTTCGCCGCTTCAGAGAACTTGATGATACCGCCGTTTCCCGTATCCGGAAGTATTTAAAAGCTTATAAATTTCTCATAGAAACCCTTCCCACACTCCAATCCGAATAA
- a CDS encoding glycerophosphodiester phosphodiesterase, whose protein sequence is MNQKNVIITLIFLTFVFSATSQEIIAHRGYWKTEGSAQNSVAALMNADALDVYGSEVDIWLSSDGVPVVNHDADVLLDGKKLRVQETSAAVLRKVKLANGEPLPTVEEYLTAFEKCRNARLIVEFKTHSDRKAEDELAEKVINMIREKGLQNRVEYISFGINFVNQVRKLDPAAPVYYLNGDLSPRVIKSMGAAGIDYHFNVLKKNPHWVKEAHDLGLKVNVWTVNTPEGIREMLDLKVDFITTDEPLLTGELINKQK, encoded by the coding sequence ATGAATCAAAAAAATGTAATCATTACCCTGATCTTTCTGACGTTTGTTTTTTCCGCAACGTCACAGGAAATCATTGCGCATCGCGGATACTGGAAAACTGAGGGTTCCGCACAAAACTCCGTTGCTGCCTTAATGAACGCCGATGCGCTTGACGTTTACGGATCTGAAGTAGATATCTGGCTATCGTCGGACGGCGTGCCTGTGGTAAATCACGACGCCGATGTGCTGCTCGACGGGAAGAAATTACGGGTGCAGGAAACTTCTGCCGCTGTCCTCCGGAAAGTGAAATTAGCAAACGGTGAACCGTTGCCTACGGTAGAAGAATATTTAACTGCGTTTGAAAAATGCAGGAACGCCCGGCTGATAGTCGAATTCAAGACGCACAGCGACAGAAAAGCGGAAGATGAGTTGGCAGAGAAGGTGATCAATATGATTCGAGAAAAAGGATTGCAAAACCGGGTAGAATACATTTCATTCGGCATTAATTTTGTTAATCAGGTCAGAAAACTTGATCCGGCGGCACCGGTATATTACCTGAACGGAGACCTGTCGCCCCGGGTAATCAAATCCATGGGCGCAGCAGGCATAGACTATCACTTCAATGTGTTGAAGAAAAATCCGCACTGGGTGAAGGAAGCACACGACCTCGGACTGAAGGTCAACGTGTGGACGGTGAATACGCCTGAGGGTATCCGGGAAATGCTTGACCTGAAAGTCGATTTCATAACCACCGACGAGCCTCTTTTGACCGGGGAATTGATAAACAAACAAAAATGA
- a CDS encoding transporter substrate-binding domain-containing protein, which translates to MKSKKIIVIYGVLLVVALSLMVILYTVSRKVEIVLPRDFSEIVNSGELNIVTDYNPIGYHVSGDTLAGFQHGLIKALEQDWKLKVNIFLENSLDKNLQGLKQGRYDIVARNIPVTTHLRQQFGFTESINLNKQVLVQRKPEFNDSITPIRQHLDLAKKTIHIHRDSPVILRLQNLSHEIGDTIFIIQNDIYETEQLVMMVAGGDIDFTVCDEVLARKLAKEMPEIDVDTDISFTQLESWAVRKDSPVLLDSLNAWLSRFLTPASTHSLSHRK; encoded by the coding sequence GTGAAATCGAAAAAAATAATTGTCATTTACGGCGTACTTTTAGTTGTCGCGCTTTCCCTGATGGTTATCCTTTATACCGTTTCCAGGAAGGTGGAGATTGTTTTACCCAGAGATTTTTCCGAGATAGTGAACAGCGGCGAGTTGAACATCGTTACCGATTATAATCCCATTGGATACCATGTCTCCGGCGATACCCTGGCCGGATTTCAGCATGGGCTCATCAAGGCCCTGGAACAGGATTGGAAGCTGAAAGTAAATATCTTTCTGGAGAACAGCCTGGATAAAAATCTTCAAGGGCTGAAACAGGGACGGTACGATATCGTTGCCCGGAACATTCCCGTAACCACGCATTTGCGTCAGCAGTTTGGCTTTACCGAGTCAATTAACCTGAATAAACAGGTACTTGTACAGCGAAAACCGGAGTTTAACGACAGCATAACACCCATCCGCCAACACCTGGATTTAGCCAAAAAAACCATCCATATACACAGGGATTCGCCCGTAATTTTGCGTCTGCAAAACCTTTCTCACGAAATAGGAGATACCATTTTTATAATACAAAACGATATATACGAAACAGAACAACTGGTGATGATGGTTGCAGGCGGGGATATTGACTTCACGGTTTGTGACGAGGTACTTGCGCGAAAACTTGCCAAAGAGATGCCGGAGATAGATGTTGATACCGACATCAGCTTCACGCAATTGGAGTCGTGGGCGGTGCGGAAAGACTCGCCTGTTCTGCTGGATAGCCTGAATGCCTGGCTCTCGCGATTTCTTACACCCGCATCAACTCACTCATTATCCCATCGGAAATAA
- the hemW gene encoding radical SAM family heme chaperone HemW, whose translation MAGIYIHIPFCKTRCVYCDFYKETDESKIKVFAEALCAEALRRKNEVREPVKTIYFGGGTPSRLDNQAFGEIFETLFSHFPIEEDAEITLEANPDDLSEEYIHLLRKLPFNRISIGIQSFDDGELKFLSRRHSARQAIQAVKLCRQAGFENISIDLMYGLPGQTPGIWEKSLRQACELDVWHISAYHLIYEKQTRLYALLQKGSVRPVTDEASTEMFSMLIDTLAQNGFEHYEISNFAKSKKYSIHNTSYWKNEKYIGLGPSAHSYDGENRSWNIASLEKYITAIQSGELLQETEKLTFTQKYNEFILTGLRTMWGVDLNLLKEKFGQELFDYCLQNARKFIREGFLVSKDNSLIMNRKGIFISDGIMSELMRV comes from the coding sequence ATGGCCGGCATTTACATCCACATCCCTTTTTGTAAAACGCGTTGCGTTTACTGCGATTTTTACAAGGAAACCGACGAAAGCAAAATAAAGGTTTTTGCGGAGGCGCTTTGCGCCGAAGCTTTACGTAGAAAAAACGAAGTGAGGGAACCGGTAAAAACTATTTATTTCGGGGGCGGAACGCCGTCGAGATTAGATAACCAAGCTTTCGGGGAAATTTTTGAAACATTGTTCTCCCATTTTCCGATAGAGGAAGATGCGGAAATCACCCTAGAAGCAAATCCTGACGATCTTTCGGAAGAATATATACACTTGCTGCGGAAATTGCCTTTCAACCGGATCAGTATTGGAATTCAAAGTTTCGATGACGGGGAATTGAAGTTTTTAAGCCGAAGGCACTCGGCCCGACAGGCGATCCAGGCAGTCAAGCTCTGCCGGCAAGCAGGGTTTGAAAACATAAGCATTGACCTGATGTACGGTTTGCCCGGCCAGACACCCGGAATATGGGAGAAGAGCCTGCGACAGGCCTGTGAACTGGATGTCTGGCACATCTCGGCGTACCACCTTATTTACGAGAAGCAGACCAGGCTCTATGCTCTCCTGCAGAAAGGGAGCGTGAGGCCCGTTACCGACGAAGCAAGCACGGAAATGTTTTCCATGCTCATCGATACGCTTGCCCAAAACGGGTTTGAACATTACGAAATTTCAAATTTTGCCAAAAGCAAGAAATATTCCATTCACAACACCTCGTATTGGAAAAACGAAAAATATATCGGACTGGGACCTTCGGCCCACTCATACGATGGGGAAAACCGGTCGTGGAACATAGCTTCGCTCGAAAAATACATCACCGCAATTCAGTCCGGGGAACTTTTGCAGGAAACGGAAAAGTTAACGTTCACCCAAAAATACAACGAGTTTATTCTGACGGGGTTGCGCACGATGTGGGGCGTGGACCTAAACCTGCTGAAGGAAAAATTCGGACAGGAACTGTTCGATTACTGCTTGCAAAATGCGCGAAAATTCATCCGTGAAGGCTTTCTTGTGTCTAAAGACAATTCGCTGATAATGAATCGGAAAGGTATATTTATTTCCGATGGGATAATGAGTGAGTTGATGCGGGTGTAA